CGATTGCGCCCGCAAGCAAGCCCACCGCAGAGCCAATCAAGGTCCGCTGGGTGATGGCCAGCGCATTCAGGGGTTCGGGGAAGAGGACCAGACTTACAAGGACCGAAGCGACAACGTAGAGCGCCCCGGTGGCTGCCCCGTGGATCCAGCCGGCCCAGCGGCCCTTCATCCCGGCGTACCCCGAGCCTACGGCAATGCTCAGGAAGCCGACGCCCCCCATGATCGACGGCACGCTTTCTTGGGCGATGGTCGTCTTCAACATGACCGCCCCAAGAACCGCCGAGCAGACCAAGGAGGCAAGGTAGCCGACGACCACCCCGACCAGGACGGAGTCCCAACGGAATACCTTCCTCGGACCGACTTCCTCGACCCGGACTTTTCTTGCCACTTGCCGCCCACCCCCGAGAGGCTACGATTTGCCTTCCGGGGCTAATCTATTTTTTGCCTCCTTTCCATATGTCAGGGCGGCTAGCTAGCGGTCCCCCCAGCCGAGGGCTTGGGCCAAAACCTCCACCGTGTGTCGGACGGAGACGAAGTGCCCGGCGACGACCAGTTCCTGAGCCAGCTGGAGGCGGCAAGCCGGGCAACCGGTGGCCACCAGGCCGGCCCCGGTGGCGATGATCGCCTTGGCCTTCCGTTGCCCGATCTTTCTGGCCGTAGCCGCGTTGAAAAGGGCGAACGTTCCGCCGGAGCCACAACACCCGGCGGGCTCGCTCATCTCTTGGAACCGCGCTCCGGGGATTGCCGCGATGAGGGTCCTCGGGTCCTGGCGGACCCCCTGAGCCTGTGCCAGGTGGCATGGGTCATGGTAGGTCACTGTGAGCGGCGAGGAACTTGGCGGCTCCCTCAACAGTCTCCGCCAGTCCCCCGCCCCTCGACAGAGGAACGTGCTGACGTCGACGACCGCCGCGGCGGCCGTTTTGGCCGCCTCTTTCTCCCTTCCCTGGAGCAACTCCGGATAGGTCTTCC
The nucleotide sequence above comes from Bacillota bacterium. Encoded proteins:
- a CDS encoding TIGR04086 family membrane protein, with the protein product MARKVRVEEVGPRKVFRWDSVLVGVVVGYLASLVCSAVLGAVMLKTTIAQESVPSIMGGVGFLSIAVGSGYAGMKGRWAGWIHGAATGALYVVASVLVSLVLFPEPLNALAITQRTLIGSAVGLLAGAIGVNL